In Buchananella sp. 14KM1171, the genomic stretch CCCGCCCACCACCACGGAGGCGGAGGCCCGCGAGGAGATGGCCGACGACCTGCGAGACCTGGTGGACCGCGTGGGCGAGACCGAGGGCTTCGAGGACGAGGACCGCGAGATGCTACGCAGCGTCTTCGAGCTGGGCCAGACCCTGGCCCACGAGATCATGGTGCCGCGCCCGGACCTGGTGACCATCCCGCAGGACGCGCCCCTGCGCAAGGCCATGAACCTGTTCGTGCGCTCCGGGTTCTCCCGCGTGCCCGTGCTGGACGAGGGTGACGACATCGTTGGCATCCTCTACTTCAAGGACGTGGTGCAGCACCTGCACTACCACGCCGGCGCGCAGGAGGAGAGCGTGGAGGAGCTGGCGCGCGAGCCGCTCTTTGTGCCCGAGTTCGTGCGGGCAGACGACCTGCTGCGCCAGATGCAGGCCGCCTCCAACCACATCGCGGTACTGGTGGACGAGTACGGCGGCGTGGCCGGCCTGGTCACCATCGAGGACCTGCTGGAGGAGCTGGTCGGAGAGATGACCGACGAGCACGACCGCGCCGAGCCCGAGGTGGAGGAGCTGGGCGAGGGCCGCTGGCGCGTGCCCGCCCGCCTGCCCATCGCAGAACTGGGCGAGCTGTTCGGCCTGGACATCGACGACGACGACGTGGAGACGGCCGGTGGCCTGCTCACCAAGGCGCTGGGACGGATTGCCCTCCCGGGCGCTAGCGCCGATATTCTTGGTATTCACTTGGAGGCCGAGCGCATTGGCGGGCGGCGCCACCAACTGCTCTCCCTGCTGGCGAGCAAAGCGGAGGAGGAAGAGGATGCAGTTCCCGAGCGACGCTGACCTGATGAACGGGCCCAACGCCTTCGAGGGCGAGGGCATGGCCGACTTCGAGCACGCCCGGGCACGCCTGGAGGCCCTACCGGACGACTACCGCTCCGGTTTCGTGTCCCTGGTGGGGCGCCCCAACGCGGGCAAGTCCACGCTCACTAACGCGCTGGTGGGGGAGAAGGTGGCCATCACCTCCATGCGCCCCCAGACCACCCGCCACACGATCCGCGGGATCGTGCACCGCGACGACGCCCAGCTGGTGCTGGTGGACACCCCCGGCCTGCACCGTCCCCGCAACCTGCTCGGCAAGCGCCTGAACTCGCTGGTGCGGGAGACCATGGCGGAGGTGGACGTGGTGGTCATGTGTATCCCCGCTAACGAGAAGATCGGCCCGGGCGACCGGTTCATTGCCGGCGAGGTGGAGCAGCTGCGCGCCAAGAAGGTGGCGGTGGTGACCAAGAGCGAGCTGGTCAACCGCGAGGCGCTGGTGGCCCAGCTTTTGGCCGTGCAGGAGCTGGGAATCTTTGACGAGATCATCCCGGTCTCCGCAGTGGCCGGGCGCCAAGTGGACGACCTGGCGGACCTGCTGGCCCGCCTGGTGCCGCTGGGCCCGCCGCTCTACCCCGAGGGGGAGATCACCGACGAGCGGGACGAGAAGCGCATCGCGGAGCTGGTGCGCGAGGCCGCCCTGGAGGGGGTGCGCGACGAGCTACCCCACTCCCTGGCAGTGACCGTCGAAGAGATGATCGAGCGAGAGCCGCGGGCGGACGGCAGCCCAGGCGCCCTGGCGATCCACTGCTCGGTGCACGTGGAGCGCGACTCCCAGAAGGCGATCGTGATCGGCAAGGGCGGTTCCCGCTTGCGCGAGGTCGGTGCGGCCGCGCGCGCCGAAATCGAGGCGCTGCTGGGGCGGCGGGTGTTCCTAGACCTGCACGTGCGCACCGCCAAGGA encodes the following:
- the era gene encoding GTPase Era is translated as MQFPSDADLMNGPNAFEGEGMADFEHARARLEALPDDYRSGFVSLVGRPNAGKSTLTNALVGEKVAITSMRPQTTRHTIRGIVHRDDAQLVLVDTPGLHRPRNLLGKRLNSLVRETMAEVDVVVMCIPANEKIGPGDRFIAGEVEQLRAKKVAVVTKSELVNREALVAQLLAVQELGIFDEIIPVSAVAGRQVDDLADLLARLVPLGPPLYPEGEITDERDEKRIAELVREAALEGVRDELPHSLAVTVEEMIEREPRADGSPGALAIHCSVHVERDSQKAIVIGKGGSRLREVGAAARAEIEALLGRRVFLDLHVRTAKDWQRDPKQLGRLGF
- a CDS encoding hemolysin family protein, producing MRQAGGVLMYPTLLFVVAGVLYALSALYSAIRPALERLSRVQVEEAQSAGLRGAHRLEGFVERRAQAQSGAAATQYLCETVATVALTLGLAAFLRTWWLTALVSLAVILVIVALVAGVGPSRWGKNSPVNVARKLGPLIAGPAAVAGWLSSATQGLEHINPPTTTEAEAREEMADDLRDLVDRVGETEGFEDEDREMLRSVFELGQTLAHEIMVPRPDLVTIPQDAPLRKAMNLFVRSGFSRVPVLDEGDDIVGILYFKDVVQHLHYHAGAQEESVEELAREPLFVPEFVRADDLLRQMQAASNHIAVLVDEYGGVAGLVTIEDLLEELVGEMTDEHDRAEPEVEELGEGRWRVPARLPIAELGELFGLDIDDDDVETAGGLLTKALGRIALPGASADILGIHLEAERIGGRRHQLLSLLASKAEEEEDAVPERR